The following coding sequences are from one Microtus pennsylvanicus isolate mMicPen1 chromosome 1, mMicPen1.hap1, whole genome shotgun sequence window:
- the Kctd10 gene encoding BTB/POZ domain-containing adapter for CUL3-mediated RhoA degradation protein 3 isoform X1: MEEMSGESVVSSAVPAAATRTTSFKGASPSSKYVKLNVGGALYYTTMQTLTKQDTMLKAMFSGRMEVLTDSEGWILIDRCGKHFGTILNYLRDGAVPLPESRREIEELLAEAKYYLVQGLLEECQAALQQNKDTYEPFCKVPVVTSSKEEQRLIATSNKPAVKLLYNRSNNKYSYTSNSDDNMLKNIELFDKLSLRFNGRVLFIKDVIGDEICCWSFYGQGRKIAEVCCTSIVYATEKKQTKVEFPEARIYEETLNILLYEAQDGRGPDNALLEATGGAAGRSHHLDEDEERERERIERVRRIHIKRPDDRAHLHQ; this comes from the exons GAAGAGATGTCAGGAGAAAGCGTGGTGAGCTCAGCGGTGCCAGCAGCTGCTACCCGCACCACTTCCTTCAAGGGCGCGAGTCCTAGCTCCAAGTATGTGAAGCTGAACGTCGGGGGAGCCCTCTACTACACCACCATGCAGACGCTCACCAAGCAGGACACCATGCTGAAGGCCATGTTTAGTGGCCGCATGGAAGTCCTCACCGACAGTGAAG GCTGGATCCTCATTGACCGCTGTGGGAAGCACTTCGGGACAATACTCAACTATCTTCGAGACGGGGCTGTGCCCTTGCCTGAGAGCCGCCGGGAGATCGAGGAGCTGCTAGCTGAGGCCAAGTACTACCTGGTGCAGGGCCTGCTAGAAGAGTGCCAGGCGGCCTTACAA CAGAACAAAGATACTTATGAACCCTTCTGCAAGGTTCCTGTTGTCACTTCCTCCAAGGAAGAACAGAGGCTTATAGCGACTTCAAACAAG CCAGCCGTGAAATTGCTCTACAATAGAAGTAACAACAAATACTCTTATACCAG CAATTCTGATGACAATATGTTGAAGAACATCGAGCTCTTTGATAAACTTTCCCTGCGCTTTAACGGGAGGGTCCTGTTCATAAAGGACGTCATCGGGGACGAAATCTGCTGCTGGTCATTTTACGGCCAGGGCCGAAAAATTGCAGAAGTCTGTTGCACCTCCATCGTCTATGCCACGGAGAAGAAGCAGACCAAA GTTGAGTTCCCCGAAGCCCGCATTTATGAGGAGACCCTGAACATTTTGCTGTACGAGGCCCAGGATGGCCGAGGACCTGACAATGCACTCCTCGAGGCCACAGGTGGGGCAGCTGGACGCTCCCATCACCTGGACGAGGACGAGGAACGAGAACGGGAGAGGATTGAACGAGTGCGGAGGATCCACATCAAGCGTCCTGATGACCGGGCCCACCTCCACCAGTGA
- the Kctd10 gene encoding BTB/POZ domain-containing adapter for CUL3-mediated RhoA degradation protein 3 isoform X2: protein MEEMSGESVVSSAVPAAATRTTSFKGASPSSKYVKLNVGGALYYTTMQTLTKQDTMLKAMFSGRMEVLTDSEGWILIDRCGKHFGTILNYLRDGAVPLPESRREIEELLAEAKYYLVQGLLEECQAALQNKDTYEPFCKVPVVTSSKEEQRLIATSNKPAVKLLYNRSNNKYSYTSNSDDNMLKNIELFDKLSLRFNGRVLFIKDVIGDEICCWSFYGQGRKIAEVCCTSIVYATEKKQTKVEFPEARIYEETLNILLYEAQDGRGPDNALLEATGGAAGRSHHLDEDEERERERIERVRRIHIKRPDDRAHLHQ from the exons GAAGAGATGTCAGGAGAAAGCGTGGTGAGCTCAGCGGTGCCAGCAGCTGCTACCCGCACCACTTCCTTCAAGGGCGCGAGTCCTAGCTCCAAGTATGTGAAGCTGAACGTCGGGGGAGCCCTCTACTACACCACCATGCAGACGCTCACCAAGCAGGACACCATGCTGAAGGCCATGTTTAGTGGCCGCATGGAAGTCCTCACCGACAGTGAAG GCTGGATCCTCATTGACCGCTGTGGGAAGCACTTCGGGACAATACTCAACTATCTTCGAGACGGGGCTGTGCCCTTGCCTGAGAGCCGCCGGGAGATCGAGGAGCTGCTAGCTGAGGCCAAGTACTACCTGGTGCAGGGCCTGCTAGAAGAGTGCCAGGCGGCCTTACAA AACAAAGATACTTATGAACCCTTCTGCAAGGTTCCTGTTGTCACTTCCTCCAAGGAAGAACAGAGGCTTATAGCGACTTCAAACAAG CCAGCCGTGAAATTGCTCTACAATAGAAGTAACAACAAATACTCTTATACCAG CAATTCTGATGACAATATGTTGAAGAACATCGAGCTCTTTGATAAACTTTCCCTGCGCTTTAACGGGAGGGTCCTGTTCATAAAGGACGTCATCGGGGACGAAATCTGCTGCTGGTCATTTTACGGCCAGGGCCGAAAAATTGCAGAAGTCTGTTGCACCTCCATCGTCTATGCCACGGAGAAGAAGCAGACCAAA GTTGAGTTCCCCGAAGCCCGCATTTATGAGGAGACCCTGAACATTTTGCTGTACGAGGCCCAGGATGGCCGAGGACCTGACAATGCACTCCTCGAGGCCACAGGTGGGGCAGCTGGACGCTCCCATCACCTGGACGAGGACGAGGAACGAGAACGGGAGAGGATTGAACGAGTGCGGAGGATCCACATCAAGCGTCCTGATGACCGGGCCCACCTCCACCAGTGA